Proteins encoded within one genomic window of Anopheles gambiae chromosome 3, idAnoGambNW_F1_1, whole genome shotgun sequence:
- the LOC1272560 gene encoding viral IAP-associated factor homolog, whose product MQDPNEDTEWNDILRAKGIIPQKPKEKEITEDEIIGMIESTIAEKQNGKDLSKLDLDELDELEDSEDEAVLQQYRQKRIAEMQAAASRARFGTVREISGQDYVEEVTKAGEGIYVVLHLYSRGVPFCALINQHLTQLAAAFPMTKFVRAIATTCIANYPERNVPTIFVYYEGQLKKQFIGAVELGGPNLTCDELEYMLGQAKAIESNIKEDPRESKKIKDKLFAELSDNNDW is encoded by the exons ATGCAG GATCCTAACGAAGATACCGAGTGGAATGATATCTTGCGAGCAAAGGGCATCATACCGCAGAAGCCCAAGGAGAAAGAAATCACCGAAGATGAAATCATTGGCATGATCGAAAGCACCATCGCGGAGAAGCAGAATGGAAAAGACTTGTCGAAGCTCGATCTCGATGAGCTAGATGAGTTGGAGGACTCGGAGGACGAGGCGGTACTGCAGCAGTATCGGCAGAAACGCATCGCGGAAATGCAAGCGGCCGCCAGCAGGGCACGATTCGGCACGGTGCGGGAAATTTCGGGCCAGGACTACGTTGAGGAAGTGACGAAGGCGGGAGAAGGCATCTACGTTGTGCTGCACCTGTACAGCCGTGGTGTCCCGTTCTGTGCGCTCATTAACCAACATTTGACACAGCTGGCCGCGGCTTTTCCGATGACGAAGTTTGTACGTGCAATCGCCACCACGTGCATTGCCAACTATCCGGAACGAAATGTGCCGACCATCTTCGTGTACTACGAGGGCCAGCTGAAGAAACAGTTCATTGGGGCCGTCGAGCTTGGTGGACCTAATCTAACGTGCGACGAGCTGGAGTATATGCTCGGACAGGCCAAAGCAATTGAGAGTAATATCAAGGAGGACCCACGGGAGTCGAAAAAGATCAAAGACAAACTGTTTGCGGAACTATCGGACAACAATGATTGGTAG
- the LOC1272603 gene encoding protein crossbronx homolog, which produces MTLDANDKLLEAVLQEYKILAEYERLQSEDLGGIYVTPSYENPFLWFGVIFVRSGMYKDGVFRFTISLPNRFPNDSTVPVVAFQSDVFHPMVNPSDGVLNLSDTFPKWQSGDSHIWQMLKFVQFILQNLDDHTIPSEHVVNNEAYQLLMENRAEFLLRVEQCVEDSQRKLYDLPAQPDRFYICFDRFNPDVHGPVLQSMKEDKPTEVTTPPSSGLSWVRKGFYQPLSK; this is translated from the exons ATGACTCTCGACGCAAACGATAAGCTATTAGAAGCAGTCCTGCAAGAGTACAAAATTTTAGCGGAATA CGAACGACTGCAGAGTGAAGATCTTGGTGGTATTTACGTAACCCCATCGTACGAAAATCCCTTCC TTTGGTTTGGCGTAATTTTTGTACGAAGTGGAATGTACAAAGACGGCGTGTTTCGTTTCACAATATCCCTTCCCAACCGATTTCCCAATGATAGTACAGTTCCG GTGGTAGCTTTCCAAAGTGATGTGTTCCATCCAATGGTCAATCCCAGCGATGGAGTGCTCAACCTATCGGACACATTTCCCAAGTGGCAATCAGGGGACAGTCATATATGGCAAATGCTGAAGTTTGTACAGTTTATCTTACAAAATCTCGATGATCATACGATACCGTCGGAGCACGTTGTTAACAACGAGGCATACCAATTGCTAATGGAGAATCGTGCCGAATTTCTGCTGCGTGTAGAGCAATGCGTAGAGGATAGCCAACGGAAGCTGTACGACCTGCCAGCACAGCCGGATCGGTTCTATATTTGCTTCGATCGGTTCAACCCCGACGTCCATGGGCCGGTGCTGCAGTCGATGAAAGAAGACAAACCAACCGAGGTAACGACACCTCCTTCCTCTGGTCTGTCTTGGGTACGGAAGGGTTTTTATCAACCGCTCAGCAAATAA
- the LOC1272604 gene encoding enolase-binding protein — protein MALGNALYPLTATVFLCVVGFATSSNENSRFLINSRLEVNVKSLLGEICGTNSSLLSIGVKSLSNEYSDRTVENLCGNETTEVLLWIPVGNFGNLAELGLSSRYLGKGAGDEDFAEYCSYDVTTKSCTTDNGAVEGSILLLAEKFPERYELRDLVYKKWRNSTHLGAPILAYGTLKNREPAYKYVDQDISYLADTRIEYVLPATVTHGIPLSVYRGKTESYKLVAGETYYSRIFKTINAIRYMSPYSTINVTVIGSEGRDYREFRAKLVTVYTDEEGYGWSKSLSSIEAAMIETKLTETHVEYALPVNLYDTQPPVLSPLLPALNEGNSIVDKGQQPAKGIVAKPENIHIHISELDFGQAYPGFRNVAIGAAILFFSVLGVAIIDMIRRTIANRRAKRLHLGKYSRT, from the exons ATGGCTTTAGGTAACGCCCTGTACCCGCTGACCGCTACGGTGTTTCTCTGTGTCGTCGGTTTTGCAACGTCCTCCAACGAGAACAGCCGATTCTTGATCAATAGCAGACTAGAGGTCAACGTTAAG TCCTTACTAGGTGAAATTTGTGGAACCAACTCATCCCTGCTCAGCATCGGCGTGAAATCGCTCAGCAATGAGTATAGCGACCGCACAGTCGAGAACTTGTGTGGCAATGAAACTACGGAAGTGTTGCTGTGGATACCAGTCGGAAACTTTGGAAATCTAGCCGAGTTAGGATTGTCCAGTCGCTACTTGGGCAAGGGCGCTGGTGACGAAGATTTCGCCGAGTACTGCAGCTATGACGTAACGACCAAATCCTGCACTACTGATAACGGTGCCGTG GAAGGGTCAATTCTGCTGCTGGCGGAGAAATTCCCCGAACGATATGAGCTGCGCGATCTGGTGTACAAAAAGTGGCGAAACTCTACCCACCTCGGTGCACCGATTCTGGCCTATGGAACGTTGAAGAATCGCGAACCCGCCTACAAGTACGTTGATCAGGATATTTCTTATCTGGCGGATACACGCATCGAGTACGTCCTACCGGCAACCGTTACACACGGCATTCCGCTATCGGTGTACCGCGGTAAAACGGAATCCTACAAGCTAGTCGCGGGCGAAACTTACTACAGCAGAATTTTTAAG ACTATCAACGCTATCCGTTACATGAGCCCTTACTCCACTATCAATGTCACTGTCATTGGATCCGAAGGCCGGGACTATCGTGAATTCCGCGCCAAATTGGTTACCGTGTACACCGATGAGGAGGGTTACGGGTGGTCGAAATCACTATCGTCGATAGAAGCTGCG ATGATTGAAACCAAGCTAACCGAGACGCATGTAGAGTATGCACTGCCCGTGAACTTGTACGATACGCAGCCACCGGTACTATCGCCGCTTCTGCCCGCTCTCAATGAAGGTAACAGTATCGTCGATAAAGGCCAGCAGCCGGCAAAGGGAATTGTAGCGAAACCAGAAAACATTCACATCCATATCAGCGAGCTAGACTTTGGACAGGCGTATCCAGGATTCCGTAACGTAGCCATCGGTGCTGCAATTTTGTTCTTCTCCGTCCTTGGAGTGGCGATCATCGATATGATAAGACGCACTATCGCTAACCGACGCGCCAAACGATTGCATCTCGGCAAGTACAGTCGAACGTAA